The genomic region TCCCCAAACTCTCCCAGCAATGCTAGTCTCAAGAGACTACAATTTGTCTCTGAGTGCCGTAAGCAGCTTGCACACATTTACCCCTCGCCTATATGACACTCATTGATAAACTACAACGCCCAGTGTGAGGAGCGAGTCATCTGATGAAGGGTTCTTGTGGTTCTCCCAAATGGTTAGAAATACCTCAGACGCAGTCACATGGCTCCTGCACAAGCTATTTGCAAAATGATAGAATTAAGATGGTTCTTGAGAGTTAGCAGAAAGAGTAGAGATGTTTAGGGCATAAGCTTGCAAGGGGAAAGGAGTCTGGGAAATTGTTCCCTTCTCCGTCACTCAAGGGATAGAGCTTTGTGTCCATTTTTGTGAATAAGAAATGAATCCAGAATTGTAATATCTCTTGGAGAAAAGCCtgaaaaccccccaaaaccagctAAGTGCTCAGGATGGTGGTGAAACAACGTTATGGTTTCCCACCAACTAAACCACAATTTAGCATTTCAGTTTTGAATCatgcttcttttgctgctttcagaATGACAGTGAAAACTTGACTGCTAGAAATGCAAATTCACAGCTGCTGTTGATTGTTGTAACTCCTTTGATGTCGGTAGTTGGAAGGGAGATGAATAGCAGCTGAGGAGCTGTTTAACTCCTTTACACGAAACAGTCCACTGCTTTGCATCAGTGCGATCCAGGGAAGCCCTCTGATGGTTCTAGAGATGTGGACTTAAAAAAAGATACACTGCTGACTGACAAACTGTCAGATATTGCAACGTGCTGATCTCATTCCAGGAGCTCCACATCTGCATGCGCTTAGGATGACGCAATGTATCACTCCTGCCTTGCCCCACTGTCCCATTCTGGTAGTTGCTCAGCATTTTGCGGAAGTGTTAAACTTTTCACGTTTCCACCAACGGAATGGAAATGAAACGGTTTTTATTCCAAGTGGCTTAAAATGCCATGTTCTGAATTTCCATTAGGGGATGGTACTCTACTATCTCACAGTTATTTCTAGTGTGTATaatattcaatattttaattttgaagaagTGCTTATGCTCTTGTTTCTGTGGTTCAAAATACCATTATACGtaggttatagaatcatagaacggtttgtgttggaagggacctttaatataatctagttccaacccccctgccatgggctgggacacctcccactagaccaggctgctcaaagccccatccagcctggccttgaacacctccagggatggggcatccacaacttccctgggcaacctgttccagtgtctcaccaccctcatagtaaaaatttcttcctgatatctaatctaaatctacgctcctccagtttgaagccattacccctcatcctatcacttgtaaAAGGGAAATCCTTGTATTCAAGGGGACTCAGGACTGTCTTCTGCTGCTAATGCACTGGTTTCAGGACTCAAATACCTCCTcccaggaggggctggtggggaagaaCCTCTCAGTACAATGCTGGCACAGCAAGGCTTACAGCACAGGGGTACGGGGACTTTTTccaaatttgaaaggaaaacgCAAGCCTCGCCACGCAGTTTCCCTCCAGAAGACAGTTCCTGTGCTTGGCTGGAGCTCCCCGGCTGGTGGTCAGGGGAGCCAGGCTCAGGGGagcaacaaaccaaaccaaatggGCCCGGGCGCTTCAAGTGCGCCGGAGAGTCGGCGGGGAGGTTTTTTAGAAGCCTGCGGGCCTATCCCTTCACCCTCTGCCACCAAACCGCTCGGCACCCCCTTGGGGCCGCCCGCCGCGCAGGTGTAGCGGGGCGGAGAGGAAGGGAACCCAGCCGACGCCCTCGCTGCCCCACCGGGGGCGGGAGTCGGGGCGGCCGCGTCCCACAGGGCCCGGGGATCCGGGGTCCCGGGGGCCGTGCCCCCTTCGGCAGCACCTCCGTGGGCGCGGACGGGGCGGGGAGAAACCCGACCCTCGCCGCCTGTGGAAGGGAGAGGGGCCGCCGCTGTGCGGGAGGAGGCGGCGCGGTCGAGCGACTCCCCCATCCGgaggggacacccccaccccgggCTTCGGggagcccgcccggcccggcctggctcGGCCCGCCGGTAGCAGAGGCGGTGCAGGCAGAGGGCTGCCGCCgtcccggggcagggcgggggcgcGGCGCTGCCCTCTCGCCGAGCCGGGGGAGCGgagccaggcgggaaagccgGCGCTGGGCGCCCGTCTGCCTTCGGGCCGGCCGGAGCCATGCGGAGCGGCGGGAAGGcgaggggggctgcgggctgggcCGCCCCGCTGCTCCTGCTGTGGCAGTGCCTGCCGACGGCGCGGCCCTACAATCTGGACACCCAGCACCCGCTGCTCTTCCGAGGGGGCAATGGGACCCTCTTCGGGTACTCGGTTCTCCTGCATGGCCACGGAGAGGAGAGATGGTGAGTccccggccgggccgcccccgcgggggCCCCGTTCCGCCCGTCGCTCCTTCTCCCGGCTCTGCCGGCCGCGGCGCCTCACGCTGTCGTCTCTGCCCCCGCAGGCTGGTGGTGGGCGCCCCCCGGGCCAGCTGGCCCGCCAACGTCTCGGTGGACAACCCCGGGGCCATTTTCCGGTGCCGGATCGGGAGGAACCCCCGCGGGCGGTGCGACCAGCTCCAGCTAGGTGAgtcggcggcggggcgcggggacCCCGGCGCTGGGGTGGGCGGCAGGGCTGTCCCCGacggcggcgggacgggacgggacgctCCGTGCCCGCCTAGCGCCAACCGCGGCTCCGCTGCCTTCAGGGCTGCGGGCGGTTTCTCCTGGGTCCTTGCCAGATTAAACTGGCGTTTGCCTCTCGCTGAAGGGCGAGATCAACGCGATTGCCGAAGAGCGGCAAtggtgcgcccccccccccccctttttcgtgtaaacagaaagaaatgcacCAAAAGTTGATTTAGACTGTGACAGCTGCCGTTCCCACAGTTTTCGTTGGCACCTTTCAGCACCCACAGTTCAAAAGCTTTATGAGAGTTTCGGTCTGTCTCTCGTACTTCTCAGCGGAAAGTTAGTTCAACTTTCAGAGCAGGCGGCGAATGTAATGAGCTCAGAGGTGGGGGGGTGGCAGCATGTGCCTAAATCgtcttttcttctgcaaagccGTCCCTTCGTAGAAGCCACCCTAAAGTAACTCTGAACCACAGTCGTTTTGCAGATGGGTTTTCCCTGCTTGCAGATTTGTAGAAAAACTGAGTTTCAGGGGAACAAAGCTATTTTTGGCTGAATCAGTATTTCCAGCTTCTGCATTTGACCTAACTCCTCTCTAGCTCCCCAGTCCCCGTGTTTGGGAGGTGAAGCTGCGTACACTTATCCAACTTCCAAGTGTTTGATACTCGTTAAAAAGGAGAACACTTTGCAGTGGGTTACCGTGAACATGCATGAACTGCTTTGGGCTCTGTTCTTGTCCCCCTTGCACACAGTGCCGTTCATTCTGTCCCGAGGCTATGCATTGAAAGCTTCCTGAACTTTCTGTCCTGCTGTGACCGAGACCATCCGATCCGTTAAAACTATGAACTTGCCGCCCAGTAAGGCTAAGAAGCGCGGGAAagggttttcaaaatatttgaaactaaTGAAAGCGATAGCGCACCATGGACTGATGAGCTTTCAGGGCAGAGCACAGCATTCTGtgacaaaaatgttaaaacagtTGTTTCTCTACACATCTATGCATGATGCTTAGAACTGATGGGTTCTATCGATTTTTTCCCTACAGATTGAAATAAGAGTTATTTTTTGTAACTAAGCTACAAAAACCTGAGGTACTTCAGTGGTGCTTTACTTGTAGCCACATAAGGAAAAGACAAGCAGTTGCTCATAGAAAGAACTGTAGTTAAACTTATGCCAGCCCaagtagttcttttttttttttttccttttttttctttttttttgactaatTTCATTCCAGTATTAGATCTattgaaaaattatatataacaaagagctttttttctcCAACTGCACGTTTATTAGAGGCTTGCAAAAGTCAAAGAAGCCAACTAAAGTGGTGACATAGCATATGCTAAGAGGCAATAAACCCCTGCTCCTGGACTGGAGGGAAAAATAGTCCTTCActgtgtggggaaggaaaggaggggaagggtggAAAGTTTCAGGTTCTTTGAAAACTATGTATATCTGCTGTACTTCTTGACTTACTCATTTAGCCAGTGGAGAAACAAAAGCTCTAACGAAGTAACTTGTTGGGCTTTTTCTCAGCAGTTTAGGGGATTAAAATGAAATGATACAACAGGTGAATGAAAATGTTCATGTGGTTCTAAAGGCTTAATTTAACACAGCTTCTGTTCCTGGGTTTAGAGGCTACAGGTTACATAATGATGTTTACTGTCTtgtcttgcatttttaaaaatagtgataCCACAAGAGATCtctgtaaaatgtttatttccctTAGTGCTAGTTTCCCTGGTGCTTCACATCACTAAGATACATCTACAGTTTTTCTGTAGTTTATATAGATACAGAAGTTTATATAGATACTGAAAAGAAGTGCTCTATTGTAAAACAGGTCAGTGAGGTCAATGAAGAAGCCAAAGGCGGCTGTGGTGCATGGGATGTAAATGAAGTAGGATAGTATCTGAGGTTTGTTAAGCCTCTGCCATCCTGCCGAGCGGTCACAGAAATACACAAGGGAACTCACAATTGCAAAGCTGAACTTAATTATCTCTTGTCTAACTCATTCAGGCTGTCAGCAGCTTTTGGACATAATGGTTTTATCGAAGCTGTGTCTTTCAGTCGGTGACCTCCTTGTTCTTCTGCTTGGATTCTTGCCAGCGACAAGTTTGGGTTCTGATCTCGTAGAATAGGGTAATTTCCTTTGTAAAACGTGCAGGGATATATTACATTGCTTGGACAGGCAAATTGAGAAATagctatttctgtctttctcGTGAATACTTGAATTTCTTTCAGTAAAAGAATCTTTGAAGTAATAAGTCTTTACTTATGAGTCATAGAAATATAGAGGTGACAAAAGGTAATAGAACTGGGTTTCTCCAAATGTTGGGCTTCTGTAATAAGTGAATTACTTGGAGACATAAATATGTTCAAACACTTTGTTGCTATTTTTCATTGAAGTATCCTTGAAACTGGCATAACTAATTAATGAAGGATTCATGCACAATTAGGAAGCCTCTGATCACGCAAAACTGCTGTTGTATTTTTTATGATGTCACACGTTCCTATCTGCTTTCTCAGTAGTGAAGGAGTTGCTGGGAATAGTCCTACACTGCAGTCATCCCAGCATCTGGAAATACCTGATCCAGGCATACTTTAGAGAATTTCAATGTTGTTCAAGATGTTGCAGGGGCCCGGGCTGCTTTAAGAGTAGAGAGGAGCTGTGAGATACACTGCCATGAGCAAGCAAATCTTTGTCTTCCCAATGCCTCATGATCACTTTTAAATCTCTCTCTAATTGCTGAACAGAGGACTAATGTTTTAAGGATTTCTTGTCTAGTTCTGCTACTTCTGTCAATGGTGTCAAGTGCTC from Rissa tridactyla isolate bRisTri1 chromosome 7, bRisTri1.patW.cur.20221130, whole genome shotgun sequence harbors:
- the LOC128912382 gene encoding spidroin-2-like, which encodes MAAVPVRKIGYSMGSPWSTVPVSRTCSSMGSPRPQFLSVEPAPAWALHGHGSCQENMLQYRLAMGCSFCQENQFQHQLFMGHSSCQDNLLQHGHSMATDPVRKTCPIVGSPQSVVPSGHIHQLQGDSGLSSAANALVSGLKYLLPGGAGGEEPLSTMLAQQGLQHRGTGTFSKFERKTQASPRSFPPEDSSCAWLELPGWWSGEPGSGEQQTKPNGPGRFKCAGESAGRFFRSLRAYPFTLCHQTARHPLGAARRAGVAGRRGREPSRRPRCPTGGGSRGGRVPQGPGIRGPGGRAPFGSTSVGADGAGRNPTLAACGRERGRRCAGGGGAVERLPHPEGTPPPRASGSPPGPAWLGPPVAEAVQAEGCRRPGAGRGRGAALSPSRGSGARRESRRWAPVCLRAG